The following proteins come from a genomic window of Candidatus Thiodiazotropha sp. CDECU1:
- a CDS encoding DsrE family protein has product MTEQKQLVVIVTRGCDDERASVAWSVANGGIASGYKVTMFLVSAGADWARKGAAEHARPNPLDPPVTEMMQNVLDHDGAIMVCPPCAKVRGYEPENLIPGAELAGSTAMLGVVSEGASTLTF; this is encoded by the coding sequence ATGACCGAACAAAAACAACTCGTGGTAATAGTAACCCGTGGATGTGACGATGAACGCGCATCCGTGGCCTGGAGTGTGGCGAACGGTGGTATCGCCTCCGGCTATAAGGTGACCATGTTTCTGGTCAGCGCCGGGGCGGACTGGGCGCGCAAGGGGGCAGCGGAGCATGCCCGTCCCAATCCCCTCGATCCGCCGGTGACGGAGATGATGCAGAATGTGCTTGATCATGATGGGGCCATTATGGTCTGCCCACCCTGCGCGAAGGTGCGTGGCTATGAGCCCGAGAATCTGATCCCCGGTGCGGAATTGGCGGGCTCCACCGCGATGCTGGGTGTGGTCAGTGAAGGGGCTTCCACCCTGACCTTTTAG
- a CDS encoding sigma-70 family RNA polymerase sigma factor, which yields MSDNEKNQTKAWFSQAVDDCMSSLYAMALRLTNNRADAEDLVAEAVTKAWKSLHLLQQRDRFRPWIYAIQRNLYISQYRKKKAGPDTASYDALSEGCGDGEIASLLMEQPDEFLTWWANPEQAFINDLLGEEIIKALEALPETFRETVILVNLEGLAYDEAAEVLGVSPGTIRSRMNRGRTLLQKQLWLHAIDAGLVSQDSLMESTR from the coding sequence ATGAGCGACAACGAAAAAAACCAAACCAAGGCCTGGTTCAGCCAGGCTGTCGACGACTGCATGTCCTCGCTCTACGCCATGGCGCTGCGATTGACCAACAACCGCGCCGATGCGGAGGACCTGGTCGCCGAGGCGGTGACCAAGGCCTGGAAGTCGCTACACCTGCTGCAGCAGCGTGACCGCTTCCGTCCCTGGATCTACGCCATACAGCGCAACCTCTACATCAGCCAATATCGAAAAAAGAAAGCAGGTCCCGATACAGCGAGTTATGACGCTCTCTCCGAAGGCTGCGGCGACGGGGAGATTGCCTCCCTGTTGATGGAGCAGCCGGATGAATTTCTCACCTGGTGGGCCAATCCCGAGCAGGCGTTCATCAACGACCTGCTGGGCGAGGAGATCATCAAGGCCCTGGAAGCACTGCCGGAGACGTTCCGTGAAACAGTGATCCTGGTGAACCTGGAGGGGCTCGCCTACGATGAGGCGGCGGAGGTTCTGGGGGTCTCCCCGGGCACCATCCGCTCACGGATGAACCGGGGCCGCACCCTGTTACAAAAACAACTATGGCTGCATGCGATCGACGCGGGATTGGTCAGCCAAGATTCACTCATGGAGTCCACGAGATGA
- a CDS encoding anti-sigma factor family protein, with protein sequence MTKHDHTDHESGIIDSDCLEAFDHVYAYINGELHDEETRAKIEHHLSHCKSCYSRAEMERKINERLRAKQEPSPPEQMKKRLKDLIDGF encoded by the coding sequence ATGACAAAACATGACCATACCGACCACGAATCCGGGATCATCGACAGCGATTGCCTCGAGGCCTTTGATCACGTCTACGCCTATATCAACGGTGAATTGCATGACGAGGAAACCCGGGCGAAGATCGAGCACCACCTGAGTCACTGCAAGAGCTGTTATTCCAGGGCGGAGATGGAGCGCAAGATCAATGAACGCCTGAGGGCGAAGCAAGAGCCGTCACCGCCAGAACAGATGAAAAAGCGATTGAAGGATCTGATTGACGGATTTTAA
- a CDS encoding GIY-YIG nuclease family protein has product MKRQPCVYLLASKQNGTLYIGVTSNLKKRVWKRKNNLGPGR; this is encoded by the coding sequence ATGAAAAGACAACCGTGCGTGTATCTATTGGCCAGCAAACAGAATGGAACCCTATACATAGGTGTGACATCAAATCTAAAAAAGCGGGTTTGGAAGCGTAAGAACAATCTAGGGCCTGGAAGATAA
- a CDS encoding alpha-amylase family glycosyl hydrolase: MPNYNDRNDAGIVTQLRIPAPPGSQLELRFADILQRDCYDPDGWRRETLTAVANEPGWFEIDLDALGLVDGDYEYEFIKDGAVDSPIADPYAVHITRFGGYRGIFQIRDGRRWQQPFSWEDEFIPGNELKNNHQMVIYEMPMRWMESAPEKARQVGLGTFEKVVFAHLDRLKALGINAIELLPVQDSPDTLNWGYGTRFFFAPDIDMGLPVELKFFVKQCHRRGIRVIFDVVMNHARNCPLAQLDYNRFFLSNEDEERSHRGDDYGAKLFRYWPDQQGLRPTWDFQLRMAEYLITEYHADGFRIDEFKGINHWEFTQRFRDHAWHVHQQAFPGRPFLIIAEDSWRRAVITHQRPHNPNGRKVTDSMWNFAFRDELRRTFSGDLHTAWGEPSRRERMRWMVAGDQTWNDWTRQAEPGFYDLSQAVNYLTSHDVENDDEKRIMNYLLAPLLDERGYRGTVDDIRWVTDHLETGADDQQRFLHGLALERLRSAFCLLLTSVGIPMILAGDEFGDVHDLDHHNWRLKMSDPVDWQRLDASPNNRDLWNKVAELIALRTEHPALTRNETAFIHFHNDFDRNQGAKVFVYCRTRGVPLGADNQIVVVGNIGPHDFTGYNLSWYWMDLDSVKEIAPPQQGARLEQNDAGSVRLSLAPFQVRVFTT, from the coding sequence ATGCCTAATTATAACGACCGTAACGACGCTGGAATAGTCACTCAACTGCGCATACCTGCACCACCCGGCAGCCAGCTCGAGCTGCGTTTCGCCGATATCCTGCAGCGGGACTGTTACGACCCTGATGGCTGGCGCCGTGAGACGCTGACCGCGGTGGCGAATGAGCCGGGCTGGTTCGAGATCGATCTCGACGCCCTGGGCCTGGTGGACGGCGACTACGAGTATGAGTTCATCAAGGACGGCGCGGTCGACAGCCCCATCGCCGACCCCTATGCGGTCCATATCACCCGCTTCGGCGGTTACCGGGGAATCTTCCAGATCCGCGACGGCCGGCGTTGGCAGCAGCCGTTCAGCTGGGAGGATGAGTTCATCCCGGGAAACGAACTGAAGAACAACCACCAGATGGTGATCTACGAGATGCCCATGCGCTGGATGGAGAGCGCGCCGGAGAAGGCGCGCCAGGTGGGGCTCGGCACCTTCGAGAAGGTGGTGTTCGCCCATCTCGACCGGCTCAAGGCCCTGGGCATCAATGCCATCGAGCTGCTGCCGGTGCAGGACTCGCCGGATACCCTCAACTGGGGCTATGGCACCCGCTTCTTCTTTGCCCCCGATATCGACATGGGGTTGCCGGTGGAGCTCAAGTTCTTCGTCAAGCAGTGCCATCGGCGGGGGATTAGGGTGATCTTCGATGTGGTGATGAACCACGCCCGCAACTGCCCCCTGGCGCAGCTCGACTATAATCGTTTTTTCCTATCCAACGAGGATGAGGAGCGCTCCCATCGGGGCGATGACTATGGCGCCAAGCTGTTCCGCTACTGGCCTGATCAACAGGGTCTAAGGCCGACCTGGGATTTTCAGCTGCGCATGGCGGAGTACCTGATCACCGAGTACCATGCCGACGGTTTCAGGATCGATGAGTTCAAGGGTATCAACCACTGGGAGTTCACCCAGCGGTTTCGCGATCATGCCTGGCATGTCCATCAGCAGGCCTTTCCCGGACGCCCCTTTCTCATCATCGCCGAGGACTCCTGGCGACGGGCGGTGATCACCCATCAGCGGCCGCACAATCCCAACGGCCGCAAGGTCACCGACTCCATGTGGAATTTCGCCTTTCGCGATGAGTTGCGGCGCACCTTTTCCGGTGATCTGCATACGGCATGGGGAGAGCCCTCGCGGCGGGAGCGCATGCGCTGGATGGTAGCCGGCGACCAGACCTGGAATGACTGGACCCGTCAGGCCGAGCCCGGTTTTTATGATCTCTCCCAGGCGGTCAACTACCTGACATCCCACGACGTGGAGAACGATGACGAAAAGCGCATCATGAATTATCTATTAGCGCCGCTTTTGGATGAGCGGGGTTATCGCGGTACGGTGGACGATATCCGTTGGGTCACCGATCATCTGGAGACAGGCGCCGACGATCAGCAGCGTTTCCTCCATGGCCTGGCCCTGGAGCGCCTGCGCAGCGCCTTCTGCCTGTTGCTGACTTCGGTGGGGATACCGATGATCCTGGCCGGTGATGAGTTTGGGGATGTGCACGACCTCGACCATCACAACTGGCGCCTGAAGATGTCCGATCCGGTGGATTGGCAGCGCCTCGATGCCTCTCCCAATAACCGGGATTTGTGGAACAAGGTCGCAGAGTTGATCGCGCTGCGCACCGAACACCCGGCACTCACCCGCAACGAAACGGCGTTTATCCATTTCCATAACGATTTCGATCGCAATCAGGGAGCCAAGGTGTTTGTCTACTGCCGCACCCGGGGTGTCCCATTGGGCGCTGACAACCAGATTGTTGTGGTCGGCAACATCGGGCCGCACGATTTTACGGGTTATAACCTCTCTTGGTATTGGATGGATCTGGACTCGGTGAAGGAGATCGCGCCGCCACAACAGGGTGCACGCTTGGAACAGAATGATGCGGGCTCAGTGCGGTTGTCATTGGCCCCTTTTCAAGTCAGGGTGTTTACTACCTGA